From a region of the Salinispira pacifica genome:
- a CDS encoding DUF6175 family protein has protein sequence MKSIYRTMVLLLSMLLLIGSCAGTGAAVGGGSDVFAGQGRDESLLTAMNKAKMDAVRNAVIRMIGAPAEDAQSAQLQEVLYSSSNPNRFVYPESMETLRKENMGSIDAMDMLYEIRIRVRMDAVRNVLDTHGISSNPGNGGADSGTGEMKSGTGDNSVEEAGEVTGNKSTSEDPATAEDPASTEERQFVRSFLENMTYMVYFSEEGDVDPFLMKAAVTQANAWLANNGYRVVDSDQIEDLKADAELLYEEQTGGSISLLQWIAQRLDADVYVEIDASLTARSQSGSHYGKAIITMKMYETSTAALLGSIPYTSPETYSASSTEDALSNALQSSVYQAMPYMAEQSRLRMNEEISDGVRYNVTFINSTDSRLMSSFRRELRDEVEDLETVSQTGEETRYAIYYFGRKDEVEDLIYRVADRTPGMEYISLVLTRGKSMTFDTGLLP, from the coding sequence ATGAAAAGCATATACAGAACAATGGTCCTGCTGCTCAGTATGCTGCTGTTGATCGGCTCCTGTGCGGGAACCGGAGCTGCAGTGGGGGGCGGGAGTGATGTGTTCGCCGGACAGGGGCGGGACGAGAGTCTGCTTACGGCAATGAACAAGGCGAAAATGGATGCTGTGCGGAATGCGGTGATCCGGATGATCGGAGCCCCGGCTGAGGATGCCCAGTCCGCTCAGCTGCAGGAGGTTCTGTACTCCAGCTCCAACCCCAACCGTTTCGTATACCCCGAAAGCATGGAGACTCTCCGGAAAGAGAACATGGGCAGCATAGACGCCATGGATATGCTGTACGAGATCCGGATCCGGGTGCGGATGGATGCAGTGAGAAATGTACTTGATACCCATGGGATCAGTTCAAACCCCGGAAATGGAGGGGCCGACTCCGGTACCGGGGAAATGAAGTCTGGCACAGGGGATAATTCAGTTGAAGAAGCCGGGGAGGTCACCGGAAACAAATCGACCTCCGAAGATCCGGCAACCGCTGAAGACCCGGCATCCACCGAAGAGCGGCAGTTTGTCCGCAGCTTTCTGGAAAACATGACCTACATGGTGTATTTCAGTGAAGAGGGGGATGTGGATCCCTTTCTCATGAAAGCCGCCGTTACCCAGGCTAATGCATGGCTGGCAAACAACGGTTACCGTGTTGTGGACTCCGATCAGATAGAAGATCTGAAAGCCGACGCAGAGCTCTTGTATGAAGAGCAGACCGGAGGCAGTATTTCCCTGCTGCAGTGGATCGCCCAGCGGCTGGATGCGGATGTGTATGTTGAAATTGACGCATCTCTCACCGCCCGCAGCCAGTCGGGATCCCATTACGGGAAGGCCATCATCACCATGAAAATGTATGAGACCTCCACCGCAGCTCTTCTGGGTTCAATTCCCTACACCAGTCCCGAAACCTACAGCGCATCCTCCACAGAGGACGCCTTGTCCAATGCTCTGCAGAGTTCCGTGTATCAGGCCATGCCTTATATGGCCGAACAAAGCAGACTGCGGATGAATGAGGAAATCAGTGACGGTGTACGTTACAATGTCACGTTCATCAACAGCACCGATTCCAGACTGATGAGCAGTTTCCGCAGAGAACTCAGGGATGAGGTTGAAGACCTTGAGACAGTATCCCAGACCGGGGAGGAAACCCGTTATGCGATATATTATTTTGGACGTAAAGATGAAGTTGAAGACCTGATATACCGGGTTGCTGACCGCACCCCCGGTATGGAGTACATTTCTCTGGTGTTAACCAGAGGCAAATCCATGACATTTGATACAGGCTTATTGCCTTAG